In the Triticum aestivum cultivar Chinese Spring chromosome 2B, IWGSC CS RefSeq v2.1, whole genome shotgun sequence genome, GGTAAACCCCTGAATCTCCATTACGGAGAATACAGATGAACCTATCTCTCATTTGTGGGCTGCGCTTGATGTTGCCCCCAAGTAGTTCCCTGCGATCATTCAGAACTTTTCTCCAGTCTTTGATTGTGAGGACGTCATCTCTTTGATGAATCGTGTATGCACTGCGGTGACACGTAGGCCAACTTGGCTTTAAGCTAATAATGTTCATGTCACCTTTCATTTCCATAAGACGAGGTACACAATCCACCGGGAATTTCTATTGAAGAACATCATAATGACATACTTAGCAAAATGTATAGTTTACTTCAgaagaatgtatgcaaaagatgcattgaTGATATAATAGgaaaatcttaccatgatatctcAATGGATGTTACCGTAATTCAACACGTGGACTAGTGGCCCGTATTGATCATAACTTGGAGGAATATGACAACTCATCTTAAAAGTCTCAACATCTTGAATCCatgaaacaaaatgatttatctccTCGCAAGTTAGCTCAGACCCATAAGTGTAGTAGGTTTTCTCTACTACTTCCCGTACATTTCTTGAAGAATggaaactcacatagaggtagaagtgGAAGCATACCCTTTTAAgtgaacaatataaattacttaataaatatgtttgagaaactaacatagaggtagaagtggaagcatatcaacatcgacccaaatgttgatattatcttcatcgatgtcatcttcaggatcaccaagatcgaaggtcaCATGCATACCCTCCTGAAAACCATACGCCTTGCATATTTCTATCCAATtcgagcaaccaaaatgggagTAGGTCACCGCATGttggaaacgttgcatggaaaacaaaaaacaattctacgcacacgcaagatctatcaaaggagatgcatagcaatgagatgggagagcgtgtctacgtaccctcgtagaccgtcaaCGGAAGTGTttgataacacggttgatgtagtcaaacttcttcgcgctccaaccgatcaagtaccgaacgtacgacacctccgcattctgcaggcgttcagctcggtgacgtcctcagccttcttgatccagcaagacaacgaggtagtggatgagtttcgacaacatgacggcatggtgacggtgatggtgaagctatatccacagggcttcgcctaagcagtacgacaATATGtccggggtgtaaacggtggatgGGGCGCCGCACATGGAAAAACATTTATTTTCCTATCTAAAACCGACTCTAACTTATGTTCCAAATATAACGGTCCCGTCTATTGTAGCACTCCACTAGTAGAAATAGGGCcaattgtcccggttcataagggcctttagtcccggttcttacacgaaacgggactaaaggccgtccacgtggccgctgcctggaggtccacctttagtcccggttggtaacaccaagcGGTATAAAGGaagttttatgatttttttgaatttttttcttgattttcaaaattttgaattattgtaACCTCtgatctctaatcacccctcatcactactcaatttaacctctaatctctaatcacccctcatcattgtaaatcatctaacttcccggagggtcacccatcctctcactactccagcctgagcacgttttacttccgggttctattctccctcgtttccaagcctgtacttgttgttttcctgacaattgtaagatgtcaatcctattaaccctcaggaatttagcttgagcatgaagtcacacatttcgctgtttgagtttgaaactattgttctaaaaaacaataattatttagtaacactaatatttcttgaataagtagttggaccacagtttgaccagatttgaccgaaattcaaaaaaaactgaaacaaTTATTTAgcaacactaatatttcttgaataagtagtttgaccatagtttgaccagatttgaccaaatttcaaaaaaactgaaataattatttagcaacactaatattcttgaataattatttagtaacactaatacttcttgaataagtagtttgactagatctaacaaaaattcaaaaaaaaagctgaaatttgagcataactttttttccttttagaatttgaggattctaaaaatttgcaaacaagccgtaggccgtcaaaattggatccggattttcatgctgaatattttgatatattatacgttttttctgacatcgtatgcaaaagttatagctgttttatattttccctacactttttgcaaaacatgtccaaatttaagtttttaaattttcctaactagtagatgtagtaacataactacatctcgaaggattttcatttttaaagtttttatcatttcttttgctttttacaaaactgaaaaggcgatccacaggacggcgggggggggggggggggggggggggttagagtttgaaaatgagacctttagtacctgttcgtgccaTGAAGCGATACTAATGCTTCAAACCCCTGGGACTAAtacctgtacggtgccctagccgtttgaaccgggactaatactcacattagtcccggttcgtaatgcaaccgggattaatgctcttttctggccgaatcAAAACCCTGTTTTCTACAAGTGTTGTCTAAAATACACTGCTGGGCTGCGCGCCTGTGTCAAGTATCTCGGTCTATCGAGCTGGCCCGGTCAAAACCAGGACCAGACCGACTTATTTTCGGGCCTGTTTCTGCAGACCGGACCGACCATTTTTATCAGCGGGCCAGGACCGTCCGGTCCGGTCCGTTGCGGGCCACGAGCCGGGCCAAAAGCCGGCTCGCCACGTACAGGCCGAGTCTTGTGTATCGTTGTACATTTCAAAGCAGCAAGCAAGGATCGGAGTACCCAAATACTGTAGCAGCCTAGACGTTCCCCAAATACAGTATAAACTAGTGAACTTATGAGGAAATTTCCTTGGACCACTTTCAGTGACCAGCACCCACCGCTTTCCTTGACGTGATCCGCCCGTCCCCCATTGCGTCACACGCCTATCTCCGCAAAGTCACACTCCCAACCCTCTAAAGGCTTGAGTGCTCTACCCATAGCCATTACCACGCCTCGCACAATTGTCGCCAGGCGAGACAAGGACAGCTAGCAAGAGAGCAAGGCGATGTCAATGGCGGACGAGCAATACGACGCTGGGCCGCGTGGGGCGCCGCACGGGCTGCTGTTGGCGGTGGTGGTGGGGCTGCTGGTTGGGTGGCCGCTTTTCCTAAGTGACGGCGCTGAGGCGGTCACCGATGCCATCGCCGGGCTGCTCGGCCCCGTGGGCCTGCTCCTCCTCCCGGTggggctcctcctcctcatccacctcctcTCCTGCGACCGCTCCCCCGACGTGTTCGAGTTTGGCGGCTCGCCCGACGCCGTGCACCACGTCGGGGGATCCCCCGTCGGCGTGGCGCTGATGCTGGTCCTCATCCTTGCCCTCCTCTACTACCGGTCCGCGCTCttcggtggcggcggaggcgacgaCGAGTAGGCGCCTAGGCGCTCGCCAGTAGGTACTAGGTAGAGCCTGATCTCGGTGTGGCTGGTTGGTTGTTCAGACTTGCGAGTAGGCACTCCAGCAGGCAGCAGTAAATAAAAAAAGTGAGAGCTTTGTGTCTAATCTGTTCCAAGTGTTGCATTCCAATCTTGGTCCAACTGGCAAGGACAAACAAAAAGTTGGAACTGAATTTGACCTGATCTGTGCCTTTTGAACCGATAGTGAGACGCTAGCTCCAACTGCCTCGTACCGTGTAGTGTACTACTCCAAAAAGCTAATGGTATTCTGCTCGTAGTAGCTGAAAATGAAAACATAACTTTGGATTTCCAAAAGGAGAAAAAAGGGCAATTTGAAGTCAGTTTCATGGGATGTTTAGCTGAAATCTGTGCACTAACAAGTGATTACACACTCATCCTAGGCAAGAACGTAGCTTGCTAAGGTCCTGGTATCTAATGGTTCCACAGTTACTCAGGAGTGACGTGGTGGGGGAGTTCCGCGGGTGTGCTGTGTGATTTGGAAGCGAACTAGAAGTAACTAGTCTTCAACCCATGCTACTGCACGGGCTAGTAATTACCGAAAATTTATAATATTATACATAAAATGTTTAAGTAATTATTTACTTTATATCTCGTCCAAATCAGAAGTATTGATTATTTTTACTACTTATTTTCATAGCGCAGATAATATTATATTTCCTACGCCCTACACTTTAAACATTGTGGACAATCATATACCTTTAAATTTTTTGTATTGATCTTCGTGACATAACAAAATATGGTCACACCATTATACATACTAAAGTCTCCTAAACTAACACTGGCTAAATGCATCTCATGATGTCCTATGTTTTTAACACTACTATACATATATCATCCATGATTTTGCTCTCTAGCACTTACTATTCACTGGTTAACCATGTTTCCCGCGTACATGTGGTTAAAATATTTTTCAATATAAGCACTCGGTAGTTCATTATGCCGATCACTCTCAACCCCATCCATGCGTGCTCtcgatgtgtgtgtgtgttacacaTGCGCATGCGCGGACACACACATAGCCCTATCCAACTCTTCGCTGCACCCACGAGTCAAGTGCTCATCAGTTCTACATGTTGATGAGATGCACACCCCGCTAAGGTATGTGGCTCGGTTAATTCTTGTACTTTTAAATGTTTGGAAGATTGTTGAACTTCTTGAAGTTTGCTTTTAAATGCATGGAAGGCCTATATGTCTTTTTTTAATAATTAACTATATTTCTGGTTTTCTCATCAGATCAATTTTTTACTTGGGCTGGAAAGTTTTAGAATCCATCCTTGTATTTTTAGTGGCTTACCCGTTTGTTTTGTCTAAGGATCCCCTAATTATTGGATTCCATCCGTAAACAGATTTCACATTTCTTCAATACCAATTTCTTCATATTTTCGGAAAAAACTATGTGCTTATCATTTGCAAATTTGGGTACATCTTCTCAAGTGTGATTTATGGACGTGATTAGTGTAGTGTATGTAACTTATCCCCTGCGTGTCGGAACTTATGAAATCAGTCGGTTTCTGATGAACTGGCGTGGTTTAaatattttgtttttttttgaaaatttctgttTCACTCGCGCGTTTTAGCCATTTTGTATTTTGTTATTTTATtattaaatatatttttgacagacaTATTTTTTTTGTACTATTATCTTTGTATTTTAAGAAAACACTATGTGCATGTCAGGTATAAATTTTGGAATATATACTTATGTGGTTTCTGAATGAGAACAAGTAATTCACGTACATAGATTTACGCACAATATACTTATAGTCTACGCAGATTTATAGTGAAGAGAACATCATCCATCCATATAGTGCTAGCTGTCTTACGCATGCATGTGTAAGTTCATCACTATGTTTCCAATAAAAAAATCATTAACCTGCTAGTTGATTTTAATTTGCATGTttccttctttcctttttttcttaacTTCACTTCCTTCGTTTTTTTTTGAGGTCACACTTCCTTCGTTTTTGACACCACGTGTTTCCTTCCAAGCATAAAACCGAAGGATTCTTTGGGGTGGATTGGATCTCACATTTAAAGTGCATGgacttccttttccttttttttgtcggTAAAAGCGCATGGACTTCTAAAGACACGTTTTCATCCACGCGTAATACTGATGGACTCTTTCCCATTTTATCGTTGGactattttttttacattttttattATGTACGGGTAATCAGCCAGATCGTGGATTCTTTTCCCGTTTGTCGTTGGactattttttctttctttattgttGGAGTTTTTAATGTGGGCCTTCTTAATTTCTGGGAACGGATGGAGCCTTTCCTTTTTTCAAAATAGGCTTTCCTTGATTATTTCTACGTGAggctttcctctttttttttttgacATGAGGCTTTCCGTTTTGTTTCACTAACGTGAGTCGTATCAGATGTGTTCTTTATAAGACGGAATCATTTGCGTTACGTAAGTTTTTCTTTTATCCTGATCGTAAATTTTTCAATCTAATGGtttaattaattttgatgatgtggattaatgagagatcatgaatggtgcctccaattagtaaatataagagaTGTATAAGATATGCGCGCTTTGCCGCGACGGCTGACATGAGCGCGACATGAATTGCACATGCCACGCTAAGATATCTTGCAAACAACTATTTTGTATTGCGAGGTTTGCAAACAGCTTGCATGTAACAAATTACAATTTCGATATAGGCACAATGTACTCATCCCCTTGCTCCTATAGAAAACATAAAATTTCATCTCAAATGATAAATTGTTTCTTTTAGGTAAAAGACCATTAGTTTTAACTTTCAAGAGAAGAATGAATCTCTGATTTTGTTAACAATGAGCAACAAAAGTAACGCAGAAAATTATTAAAAAATTGGAAACAACTCATCGAAAAACAAAATTATAAAGAACATAGTAACTTACTGTGCTAAGCCATTCTATTTAGTATAGGTAGTAACTACTGTATGTCAGAAGCAACTGTGTCGCCATGTCTGTCTCTGTTACCCATTTTGTTTGCTAGAAAGGAATTAGTTTGAGTATAGCGTCCCTGGGGTACGTCAAATCTGGCCTAAATCATGCGGTGAAAACTAACTCACGCTTTTCTTGGGATATTTACTAGTACCAATATTTTTCTTCATCACAGTTAATTAACTAATATTAATATCTTGAATTAATACAATGGATGTCAATGGTGATGTTGCTCAATTGGTAGAGTGCTAAACAATGTGGAATAGAGGCACTCGTTCAATTCCTCGCATTtccattttgttttttttgttctACTTTTGTCGACCGCCTTCAATTTTCCTTCGATATTGGCCATCAGGTAAGAGAAAAAAGGGGAAAAAAACTTTGTCACGCTGCATTGCTTTTTTTTTTCCCGAaaatactaacgcccacacgtgtgggcgtctaGCAACTCACCCACACGCATGGATCCTCGTCCAACcaattctgcacgaatcttggcgcgttctagcagtttttgtgtgccacgtagtactgggctggtgtgtgggtattcatccggtcgcccacacgtcctTTTTCACCACATGGGGCTGgtgtgtgtgggcgtttagcaagtCGCCCACACACCGGTTTTCACGCATgcagaggggctggtgtgtgggcgtttatcacttcgcccacacgcccgtctcctcgcccacacccaaagccgtcagttgccatgtgtttctgtacggtacatggcaactgccctaactttgcttgtaagcagatgacaactctcttttacccgagttgccatgtgtttttgcatggtacatgacaactgccctaacatgcacgtaagcagatggcaactctttctttttacaTGGTAACTGCCCTTgggtgcttgtgagcacatgaaaactcttttttttacccgaacatgtttttttgccatgccttttttgtagtgccacatgacaactgcctagtgttagtaggtggcaactcctaaagttttgaaatcatggcaactgcagtagatcagaccatacatggcaactgcagttgagcaaccatgacaactatagttgtccgacatggcaactatagttcagcgacatgacaactgcagttaaatgaacatggaagagggtccaaaccatggcaactgcggggacgcGTGATGACTGTCACGTGGCGTGCGGGAGCATAAGGTAGGAGGCCTGACGTACAGGCGTGTGAGCGTTATCTATTTTGTCCACACGTAGGCATGTGAGAGGGACCGCGAGAAAAAAAAAGACATATGGACGTGTGGGCTGATCCTCTAAAACACCACATAAATGTGTGGACAGActccttaacgcccacacgtgtgggcgttatcggcGTCTTTTTTTTGTGAGGATTGTGACGCTGCATGGGTGCTGCTTGGATTTTAACTTGTAAGTTGGAGGCTGCATGGGCTGCTGCTTGGATCTTCAACTGGAGGCTCGGACACATTTAGAAAATAAAGTGGAGCCCACAAGCTAGGGAGCAGTATTCTCAAATAAAAAATTTATACGAGCAGGGAGCCCACCGGGTAAAACCCCGTAAATAATGAATTTGTATCATGTTTTTTCGTGATAAAGCCTGGGTTTGTGTTAAATAGATTTCAAAAAAATATAGTTACCACAGTACGATGCAGATTTAAAAGATTTAATTAACAGAAATGTTGTGCATACAACCATTACCAGCGGCCATCTACTTTGCAGTAATAGGGTCTAGCTCAATTGGTAGAGCGCTAATCAATGTGGAATAGAGGCACGGGATTCTATTCCTCGCATCTTCAATTTGTATTTGTTATTCTACTTTTGTCGACCGCCTTCAATTTTCCCTTGATATTGGCCATCAGGTAGGAGAAAAAAGAATTGTTTTTCTCATCCGTAAAAagctagggtttttgcctcccgcCGGCGCCACCGCAGGTCCGCCTCCTCTCTAGTGGTCCTAGGGCCATGGGGCGCGGTGGGTCTCGTCAAGGGCCTGcgggagggctctgtttttagtcgtttctttcagttttgttagggtttgtgtcctgctcaggaagacgagacggcggcgactccatgaagatgaaataaaggtcttcccgcctagcccccgttccggcggtgcgtctagcaccTTTGATGGgttgtggaggtgtgtcttcgacggatctatctttggtggatttgcttggacctcgtcgttgttcgtctatgttcgtgtgtctttgGATTGGATCTTTCTGATGTACattattcttcatctgcggcggttgttgttctagcgcgctggtcctacggggccttagcacgactacttcccgactatctactacaacaagttgtgcccgagtccggcgatggaggggcgatgacggcggcgcgccttcggctcgcttcagtgctggtagtcgttgctaggtggtctacagaTCTGAATGTAATTTCTATTATTTTTGATATTCTTTGTACTGCCATCATTGAAGATGAATAAATTAAAAATTTTCTCGCAAAAAGAGGTaggacaaaaaaaggaaaaaaagacttTGTGATGCTGCATGGCTGCTGCTTGGATCTTTAACTGGGCTGGAAGTTGGAGGCTGCATGGGGCTGCTGCTTGGATCTTCAACTGGAGGCTCGGGACACATTtagaaaatgaagtaaatctgatCTTTGTCTAAAAAAAAAGTAAATCTGATCTTTTTTAAGAAAATCGAGTGGAGCCCACAAGTTAGGGAGCAGTGTTCTAAAAAAATTATACGAGCAGGGAGCCCACCAGGTAAAAACCCATAAATAATGAATTTGTATCATGTTTTTTCGTGACAAAGCCTGGGTTTCTGTTAAATAGATTTAAAAAAAAATATCATTACCACAATACGATGATGCAGATTTAAAAGATTTAATTAACGGAAATCTTGTTTCATACTAAAATTATGTGCATATAACCATTACCAGCGCTCATCTACTTTGCAATAATGGGATCTATCGTGTCCACTCTCAAAAAGAAAAGTGTAACGTCAGTCTCAAACTACACTTTATGCATTTGTTTACTCTGTTTGAAAGAATGCTGAGAATTTTAAGCAAGAGACTGCTACTAGTGAAAAATACCGAGTTTGCTAACGATTTGAGTAACCACTTTATGACGAGATTGTAGCTCAATCTTCCGACTGAGCAATATGAGGATCACTGACAAAGTTGCGCGCCCACGGAATGATGCATGTTGCCATTGAATCCTGGTATCAAGCCAATGTTAGAGCCTTGCATAAGTAGATCACACACTTTATGCATTTGTTTACTCTCCTTGAAAGAATGCGGAGAATTTCTAAGCAGAAGACAGCTCCGAGTGAAAAATACCGAGTTTGCTCACGATCTGAGTAACCACTTTATCACGACATTGTAGCTCAATCTTCCAACTGAACAATATGAGGATCACTCACAAGTTGCGCGCCCATAGAATGATGCATGTTGCCATTGAATCCGGCTGTCAAGCCAATGTTAGAGCCTTGCATAAGTAGATCGCACAAAGAACTAATTATACTCCCTGCTATCTGAATCAATTGATGCTGCCTCTATGCGATGTCCTATTAATTGGTTGAAGACTTGAAATAGTGTAATGTTTGTACATGAGGATGTAGCTCAAAAGGCAGAGCACTTAATCGATGCACATAAGAGTGGCTCCTCGAAGCCATTCGAGATGGTGGACGGCGACCTCGCCAGTGGCGATGGACACTGCCATGACGCTGGCGGCAGCGAGAGAGGAGGGGAGTGAGGCTTTTCATTTAGAATAAGATCTGACTGCCGTGTGGGGGTAGGTAAGGTCGAGTGTAGCAGTGATAGACGCACAGAGTTGCCCGTCACCCCAGTATAAGCATGGGAGGCGGCAACGTGATCAAATATAGCTGTGGTGAGCGACTGTCAAAACCTGCCACCCACTATATGAAAATATTTGAAAACGTTTGGCTTGTGGTTACCCAAATATTGCTATGGAAGGTACAAAATGACGCGCCGCCATAATGTGGCAGTTAACTGTGGTGGGCAACCGTTGGCGCCCGCCACATTAGCTTGCTAGTCGGGCATGAACTAGAAAACACACAACTGTGATGGGTTATCTTGGCTGCCCGCCACAGCTACTTGTGTAGCGCTAGCGGCAGGATTTGGCGGTCGCCACTGCCCTCCACTAATTTGTGATCTCCAATAAGCCCTTTCCCAGTAGTGCTTGAAGCATGTGTCTACAACATCCCCAAGTCTCTCCAAGGTTCCTAGTCCTTCATTGGCAAGGTCAGAATTGCCGGGACCTCATTTCTGACCTTGACCGATGCTAGTGTCCTGCATTATGCACTGGAGAAGCACGGGATGTTTTTGCCTAGTAGTAGCACTGGGTTTtttcctagtagtagcgcgggcatcggcgctacagctaaactttagcagtagcgttggtcagcCCGTGCTACTGCGATGTATGTTAGTAGTAGCAGgcactactgctaagtaatagcagcGTGGTCTTCAACCCATGCTAGTACTATTCATCTGTATTTCAATTCTTTTTATTTTATACTCTATTTTACATCTACTAATCCAACTTTTGGCCACATGAATCTAATCTGggtttcttccacccaatgatgtaataactcatcatgatcataataagtcatcatcatcatcataacaactcatcatcatagtcatataggAACTAGCTCATCATTCTAGCACAATGTAGCACATAATTCGTCATCATCATCGTGATAACAAATCATCATTATAGTCATATAGGAACTAGCTCATCATTCTAGCACAATGTAGCACAaaactcatcatcatcatgataACAAGCCATCATCGTATTCATATGAGAActagctcatcattctaggacaatGTAGCACATAACTACCTAAGACCTGCTACTCTCTCGAAGGTAAGATAGCATAAAATGGGTAAACCCATGAATCTCCATTCTGGAGAATACAGATGAACCTATCTCTCATTTGTGGGCTGCGCTTGATGTTGCCCCCAAGTAGTTCCCTGCGATCATTCAGAACTTTTCTCCAGTCTTTGATTGTGAGGACGTCATCTCTTTGATGAATCGTGTATGCACTGCGGTGACACGTAGGCCAACTTGGCTTTAAGCTAATAATGTTCATGTCACCTTTCATTTCCATAAGACGAGGTACACAATCCACCGGGAATTTCTATTGAAGAACATCATAATGACATACTTAGCAAAATGTATAGTTTACTTCAgaagaatgtatgcaaaagatgcattgaTGATATAATAGgaaaatcttaccatgatatctcGATGGATGTTACCGTAATTCAACacgtggactagtggcacgtattgatcaTAACTTGGAGGAATATGACAACTCATCTTAAAAGTCTCAACATCTTGAATCCatgaaacaaaatgatttatctccTCGCAAGTTAGCTCAGACCCATAAGTGTAGTAGGTTTTCTCTACTACTTTCCGTACATTTCTTGAAGAATggaaactcacatagaggtagaagtgGAAGCATACCCTTTTAAgtgaacaatataaattacttaataaatatgtttgagaaactaacatagaggtagaagtggaagcatatcaacatcgacccaaatgttgatattatcttcatcgatgtcatcttcaggatcaccaagatcgaaggtgacatGCATACCCTCCTGAAAACCATACGCCTTGCATATTTCTATCCAATTCGAGCAAACAAAATGGGAGTAGGTCACCGCATGttggaaacgttgcatggaaaacaaaaaacaattctacgcacacgcaagatctatcaaaggagatgcatagcaatgagatgggaGAGCGTGTCTACGTACGCTCGTAGACCGTCAGCGGAAGTGTTtgataacatggttgatgtagtcaaacttcttcgcgctccaaccgatcaagtaccgaacgtacgacacctccgcattctgcagacgttcaactcggtgacgtcctcagccttcttgatccagcaagacaacgaggtagtggatgagtttcgacaacatgatggcatggtgacggtgatggtgaagctatatccacagggcttcgcctaagcagtacgacaATATGtccggggtgtaaacggtggatggggcgccgcacatggctaagataaTGTTCTGTTGTGCTAGGCACCCcttccacatatatataggtgggggggggggtggagggagcag is a window encoding:
- the LOC123042831 gene encoding uncharacterized protein; the encoded protein is MSMADEQYDAGPRGAPHGLLLAVVVGLLVGWPLFLSDGAEAVTDAIAGLLGPVGLLLLPVGLLLLIHLLSCDRSPDVFEFGGSPDAVHHVGGSPVGVALMLVLILALLYYRSALFGGGGGDDE